From Salvelinus namaycush isolate Seneca chromosome 2, SaNama_1.0, whole genome shotgun sequence, one genomic window encodes:
- the LOC120023979 gene encoding retinol dehydrogenase 7-like: MDSVYQYLGYPAQVNDDSETSSRDHLWLYGVGTFVVLWTLGWLYRDSLEIEDIKEKYVFVTGCDSGFGNLLCKRLDRRGFRVIAGCLTEKGADDLKRATGPYLKTVLLDVTSTGSIQKAMEYTKQEVGDNGLWGIVNNAGRSLPMGPSEWMRLEDYTSTLKVNMTGVIEMTLTFLPLIKQAQGRIVNVASVLGRVAANGGGYCISKFAVESFSDCLRRDIHYFGIRVCIIEPGFFKTAVTSLDPIERELHRLWNQLTPEVKASYGDKYLDNYIQIQRLIMNAVCDSDLSKVTNCMEHALASAYPRTRYSAGWDAKFGWIPLSYMPSCVIDIGLKLVMPRPAKSV, encoded by the exons ATGGATTCTGTGTATCAGTATTTAGG ATATCCAGCACAAGTCAACGACGATTCAGAGACTTCAAG CAGGGATCATCTATGGCTGTACGGCGTGGGTACCTTCGTGGTTCTGTGGACGCTAGGCTGGCTGTACAGAGACAGTCTGGAGATAGAGGATATCAAGGAGAAGTATGTGTTTGTGACGGGGTGTGACTCTGGCTTTGGGAACTTGCTCTGTAAGAGGCTGGACCGGCGGGGGTTCAGGGTGATAGCTGGGTGTCTGACAGAGAAAGGGGCTGATGATCTGAAGAGGGCGACTGGGCCGTACCTGAAGACGGTTCTCCTAGACGTGACGAGCACCGGCAGTATACAGAAAGCCATGGAGTACACCAAGCAGGAGGTTGGAGATAACG gaCTGTGGGGCATCGTGAACAACGCGGGGCGCTCCCTGCCCATGGGTCCCTCAGAGTGGATGAGGCTGGAGGACTATACCAGTACCCTGAAGGTGAACATGACGGGGGTGATAGAGATGACCCTCACCTTCCTGCCTCTCATCAAACAGGCCCAGGGGAGGATTGTGAACGTGGCATCAGTACTGGGTAGAGTGGCAGCTAACGGTGGGGGATACTGCATCTCTAAATTTGCTGTGGAGTCTTTCTCAGACTGCCTCAG GAGGGATATCCACTACTTCGGGATCAGGGTGTGCATCATTGAACCAGGTTTCTTTAAGACAGCGGTTACCAGTCTGGATCCCATCGAGAGAGAGCTGCATCGCCTGTGGAACCAGCTCACACCTGAAGTAAAGGCCAGCTACGGAGACAAATACCTGGATAAtt ACATCCAGATCCAACGGTTGATCATGAACGCAGTGTGTGACTCGGACCTGAGTAAAGTGACTAACTGCATGGAGCATGCCTTGGCGTCTGCCTACCCCCGAACCCGCTACAGTGCCGGCTGGGACGCTAAATTCGGATGGATCCCCCTCTCTTACATGCCATCCTGTGTCATCGATATTGGGCTGAAACTGGTGATGCCGCGTCCTGCTAAGAGTGTCTAG